A stretch of Plasmodium vinckei vinckei genome assembly, chromosome: PVVCY_05 DNA encodes these proteins:
- a CDS encoding pyruvate kinase 2, putative — MRLLCFYLIAELIICFTYGLKNNSHFNNLDLQHTGDGLLFLNNAYINKTLESKRNRITAKTPSGKKRNAIYSQNNVEDLQIGNISNTNTKKNKISFTKCKQIATVGPSTEMFENLEKLYLSGIDVFRLNFSHGPKSIKKYIINAIRILEKKYNTSIGILGDIQGPKIRIGEFEKNEQNQIDDEKNTFVELKEGDTFSFDLTNKLGNKNRVFLNYPDLLKNVKPGQIILLDDGNLKMKVEGIAYSGDQDISVKATVLTGGKLYSKKGFCIPNMIMPIEVLSEKDIKDILFCINEGVDYLGYSFVQTEYDLMFLKNIINDYYESDFYKNIKKDRIVYDVNELQYKDYDDSTDFYIKEINDYYNNYYLKNCHTYKQIYDVYKNNNLDIGDMDQEMNDRDTHFESSSFSKKLDNEISKYTLNKDVNKIFIISKIEKPSAVKNLDNIIKLSDGIMIARGDLGIETNLSNLPILQKKIINLCKTKYNKIVIVATQMLESMRFIPSPTRAEVTDVATALYDGADCVMLSAETATGKYPILSSSTQNSIIENVEKDYYFYEYTQKKAENANNSNISFVNTHNHLKQFGNISDTSSEQQKKTSSDTSHFDKLIYSIRDISNNINLKSIVLFSNDFNKILKLSNLKTKAPIVVVTDNKNLSRKLQLAWGIYPYYSSIESGTNKDFISLINYGCQISKQEGFVTSPDEYSLVTFTENIKNSANLIYLCQPCLEN; from the coding sequence atgaggTTACTTTGTTTTTACCTCATCGCagaattaataatatgttttacATACGGACTAAAGAATAATTcacattttaataatttggaCCTACAACACACAGGAGAtggattattatttttgaataatgcttatataaataagacTTTAGAAAGCAAAAGAAATAGGATAACAGCAAAAACACCATCAggaaaaaagagaaatgCAATATATTCACAAAATAATGTTGAAGATTTACAAATTGGAAACATTAGTAATACAaatacgaaaaaaaataaaatatcatttaCAAAATGTAAACAAATAGCCACTGTAGGACCATCAACAGAAATGTTTGAAAATcttgaaaaattatacttaAGTGGAATTGATGTATTTAGATTAAATTTTTCACATGGTCCCAAAAGtattaaaaagtatataattaatgcTATAAGaatattagaaaaaaaatataatacatcAATTGGGATATTAGGGGATATACAAGGTCCTAAAATAAGAATAGGagaatttgaaaaaaatgaacaaaatcaaattgatgatgaaaaaaatacatttgtAGAATTAAAGGAAGGAGATACTTTTTCTTTCGATTTAACAAACAAGttaggaaataaaaatagagtgtttttaaattatccagatttattaaaaaatgtaaaaccAGGGCAAATAATATTGCTTGATGATGGAaacttaaaaatgaaagtaGAAGGTATTGCATATAGTGGCGATCAAGATATCTCAGTAAAAGCCACCGTTTTAACAGGAGGAAAACTATATAGCAAAAAGGGATTTTGTATTCCAAATATGATAATGCCAATAGAGGTATTGAGtgaaaaagatataaaagatatactattttgtattaatgAAGGCGTGGATTATTTAGGTTACTCCTTTGTTCAAACTGAATATGatttaatgtttttaaaaaatattattaatgattattatgaaagtgatttttataaaaatataaaaaaagatcGAATCGTTTATGATGTAAATGAATTACAATATAAAGATTATGACGATAGCACcgatttttatataaaagaaataaatgattattataataattattatttaaaaaattgtcacacatataaacaaatatacgatgtgtataaaaataataatttagataTTGGCGACATGGACCAAGAGATGAATGATCGTGATACACACTTTGAAAGTTCCTCATTTAGTAAAAAGTTGGATAATGAAATATCTAAGTATACTCTTAATAAGGATGTGAATAAGATATTCATAATTTCGAAAATTGAAAAACCATCAGCTGttaaaaatttagataatattataaaattatcgGACGGTATTATGATTGCAAGGGGTGATTTAGGAATTGAAACGAATTTATCGAATTTACCAAtattgcaaaaaaaaattataaatttatgtaaaacgaaatataacaaaatagtTATTGTGGCTACACAAATGCTAGAAAGTATGAGATTTATACCATCTCCTACGAGAGCTGAAGTTACTGATGTTGCTACTGCTCTTTATGATGGGGCTGATTGTGTTATGCTATCAGCTGAAACAGCCACTGGAAAATATCCTATTTTATCATCTTCAACACAAAATAGTATAATAGAAAATGTGGAGAaggattattatttttatgaatatacaCAGAAAAAAGCAGAAAACGCTAATAATAGTAACATAAGCTTTGTGAATACACATAATCATTTGAAACAATTTGGAAATATTTCCGATACATCAAGTgaacaacaaaaaaaaacatccTCAGATACCTCCcattttgataaattaatatacaGTATAAGAGATATAAGCAACAATATAAACCTCAAATCtatagttttattttctaatgactttaataaaatactaAAATTAAGTAATTTAAAAACTAAAGCACCAATTGTTGTTGTAactgataataaaaatttgtcACGAAAATTACAATTAGCATGGGGTATATATCCATACTATTCAAGTATAGAATCTGGTACAAATAAAGATTTTATATCCTTAATTAATTATGGGTGTCAAATTTCAAAGCAAGAAGGTTTTGTTACATCACCTGATGAATATTCGCTTGTTACATTTactgaaaatataaaaaattcggctaatttgatttatttatgtcAACCATGTTTAGAAAACTAA
- a CDS encoding ADP/ATP transporter on adenylate translocase, putative: MSGDFKSSFAADFLMGGVSAAISKTVVAPIERVKMLIQTQDSIPEIKSGQVERYSGLINCFKRVSQEQGVSSLWRGNTANIIRYFPTQAFNFAFKDYFKNIFPRYDQNSEFAKFFCVNILSGATAGAVSLLIVYPLDFARTRLASDIGKGKNREFNGLFDCLKKIYKQTGLLSLYSGFGISVTGIIVYRGSYFGLYDSAKAILFNNDQNTSIVLKWSVAQSVTILAGLISYPFDTVRRRMMMMSGRKAKEDIQYKNTMDCWIKILKHEGIGGFFKGAWANVIRGAGGALVLVFYDELQRLL, from the coding sequence atgAGTGGAGATTTCAAATCAAGCTTTGCTGCTGATTTTTTAATGGGCGGTGTTTCCGCCGCTATTTCAAAAACAGTAGTTGCCCCAATAGAAAGagtaaaaatgttaatacaAACACAAGACTCTATACCTGAAATAAAATCCGGTCAAGTCGAAAGATATTCTGGGCTAATAAACTGCTTTAAAAGAGTATCACAAGAACAAGGTGTTTCATCATTATGGAGAGGAAATACGGCAAATATTATTCGATATTTCCCAACCCAAGCTTTTAATTTTGCCTTCAAagattattttaaaaatatatttccaaGGTATGATCAAAATTCAGAATTTGCAAAATTCTTTtgtgttaatatattatcggGAGCAACTGCAGGAGCTGTTTCTTTACTTATAGTTTATCCTTTAGATTTTGCAAGAACAAGATTAGCATCAGATATcggaaaaggaaaaaatagagAATTTAATGGATTATTTGAttgcttaaaaaaaatatacaaacaaACAggattattatcattatatagTGGCTTTGGTATTTCAGTTACGGGTATTATTGTGTATAGAGGTTCATATTTTGGCTTATACGATAGTGCAAAAGCTATactatttaataatgatcAAAATACAAGTATTGTTTTGAAATGGTCAGTTGCCCAATCAGTTACTATTTTGGCTGGTTTAATTTCATATCCATTTGATACAGTCAGAAGAAGAATGATGATGATGTCAGGTAGAAAAGCAAAAGAAGATattcaatataaaaataccaTGGATTGTTggattaaaatattaaaacatgAAGGTATTGGCGGATTTTTCAAAGGAGCATGGGCTAACGTTATTAGAGGAGCTGGAGGAGCTCTTGTTCTTGTTTTTTATGACGAATTGCAAAGATTGCTTTAA